The sequence CACCAGCACATGCCGCTCTTTCATATGGAGCACTGCCTGTTTTGCGCCTTTCTCTCTGACGGGCATGACCACACCGATTGCGGCCGTCCCTGTGAGCAGCATCAGGTCCTCCTGCGGGACCGCAGTGGCGCAGAACATCCCCTGCGCGCTGACCTGGGCTGCCGGAACACTCTGTTTAATGGCCGCGCGCAGACTGCTGCCGAGGCCATTCCCCAGTTCCTCGACGCTGGCGTGCGCCACTTCAGGCTCGAATTGCTGCAGGAGAGCCCGGCTGACACTCAGCGACGTGTCGCTCTCTACCGCCAGGCCCTCAACGGAGAGATCAGCGGCCGGATGGTTTGGCAGAGCGAACAGTTGGAAAGTCGACTGGGGGTCACCCGCGGAACCCTCACGGAGCGTCAGTGAGAGGGGAACTTCCGGGTGTGCTGCTGGGATAGATTGCGTTAACGCACCGAAGGGTTCTTTGGTTTTGGTGTGTGGTCGTTCGTCACGAACGTTCCAAACACATCAGCCACGCTGCAAGAGATACCGGCTCTGTTCGATCAGGTTCATCCCTGCGACCTTGCCCATGGGTTTCAGCCACCGTTCCCACGCCAACGCCTGCTCTTGAGTTGAGCGTTGCGGCCGCTAGCTCGAGCTGCGGCGTGCTCCAGCCAGACCATCCCTGACCTCCTCCCTCGAGCCCAACCCATGAGCGGCGAGCATCCCGGAACACCGATTCGCAATATCGCGATCATTGCCCACGTCGACCACGGCAAAACCACCCTGGTGGACGCCCTGCTCGCGCAATCGGGCATCTTCCGCGACAACGAGGCCGTCCCCACCTGCGTGTTGGACTCCAACGACCTGGAGCGTGAGCGTGGGATCACGATTCTCTCGAAGAACACCGCGGTGGACTACGAGGGGATCCGCATCAACATCGTGGACACCCCTGGCCACGCCGACTTCGGCGGTGAGGTGGAGCGAGTCCTCGGCATGGTCGACGGCTGCCTTCTGATCGTTGATGCCAACGAGGGGCCGATGCCCCAGACCCGGTTTGTGCTGAAAAAGGCCTTGGAGAAGGGCCTCAGGCCGATCGTGTTCGTCAACAAGATCGACCGCGCCCGCGTTGACCCCGAGCAGGCCGTCGACAAGGTTCTCGATCTGTTCCTGGAACTCGGCGCTGACGACGACCAGTGCGACTTCCCCTACCTGTTCGGTAGTGGCATGGGCGGCTACGCCAAGCCCGACATGAAGACCGAGAGCGAGAACATGCGTCCGCTCTTCGACGCGATTCTGCGCCATGTTCCGCCCCCGGTCGGTGATCCCGAGAAGCCCCTGCAGCTGCAGGTAACCACCCTCGACTACAGCGATTTCCTCGGCCGGATCATGATCGGCCGGATCCACAACGGCACCATCAAAGGCAACCAGCCCGTCGCCCTGTTGCGTGACGATGGCAGCGTCAAGCGCGGTCGCATCAGCAAGCTTTTGGGTTTCCAGGGCCTCCAGCGCGTCGAGGTCGAAGAAGCCCGCGCAGGTGACCTGGTCGCCGTCTGCGGTTTTGACGAGGTGAACATCGGCGAAACGATCGCCTGCCCCGATGAGCCCCAGGCTCTGCCCCTGATCAAGGTGGATGAGCCCACCTTGCAGATGACCTTTGTGGTCAACGACTCCCCCTTCGCCGGCAAGGAAGGCAAGTTCGTCACCAGCCGTCAGGTGCGCGATCGTCTGAACAAGGAGCTGCTGACCAACGTTGCACTGCGGGTTGAAGACACCGATTCCCCTGACCGCTGGGCCGTCAGTGGCCGCGGTGAGCTGCACCTGGGAATCCTGATTGAGACCATGCGCCGCGAGGGCTATGAGTTCCAGGTCTCTCAGCCTCAGGTGATCTTCCGCACCATTGATGGCACCCCATCGGAGCCATACGAAACCCTGGTGCTGGATGTGCCTGAGGAGTCCGTTGGTGCCTGCATCGAGAAGCTCGGCGTCCGCAAGGCCGAGATGCAGAACATGGAGAACACCAACGACGGCCGCACCCAGCTGGAGTTCGTGGTGCCCTCCCGTGGCCTGATTGGTTTCCGCGGTGAGTTCATCCGCGCCACCCGTGGTGAGGGGATCATGAGCCATTCCTTCCTGGACTACCGCGCGATGCAGGGTGACTTCGACACCCGTCGCAACGGTGTTCTGATCGCCTTCGAGGAAGGCACGGCCACCTTCTATGCCCTGAAGAACGCCGAGGACCGTGGTCAGTTCTTCATCAGCCCGGGAACCAAGGTCTACAAGGGGATGATTGTTGGCGAGAACAACCGCCCCCAGGATCTTGACCTGAACGTCTGCAAGACCAAGCAGCTCACCAACATGCGCTCGGCCGGTGCGGAGGAGCTCGACACCCTCCAGGCCCCGATGCAGATGACCCTGGAGCGTGCCCTGGAGTACATCGGCCCCGACGAGATGCTCGAGGTCACTCCGGAGTCCATTCGTTTGCGCAAGCTGCCGGCGAAAAAGCCTGCGAAGCGTTGACCCAGTACCTCGATCCAGAGGAAACCAGCCTGATGCGCGATCCCCGTTTTGGGGAAGCCGTCAGGCTTTTTAATGCCGGCGAGTGGTACGCCTGCCACGACGGTTTTGAAGAGCTCTGGCATGAAACCCAAGGGCCGTGTCGGCGGACCCTGCAGGGCATTCTTCAGATTGCGGTGGCGCATCACCACCTTGATCGCGGCAATCAGCGCGGTGCGATGGTTCTGTTGGGCGAGGGGCTTGGGCGCCTGCAGGGGGCAGGGGCGGTGCAGTTCAACCTGGCCTTGGATCCCCTGCGCCAGGCCGCCCGCGACCGACTCTTGGCCCTGCACGAGAACCGTTCTCTCGAGTCCCTCCCCATTCCCATGCTCGCCACCGTTCGTGCTGATTCCTGAGGTGCTCAGCGGAGCACGGCGATACGATGGGGCTTATCGCGTTGCACGAGTGGGCTTGGCCGCAGATCGCAGCACTGCCCGTCTCCGGAGCAGCCTCCTGAGCATTCGCCTTCCCCTCAGCGTTGCCGCCAGCCTTGGCTTTTTAAGCCTCTGCAGCCTTCCGGCCTGGTCCCAGGCTGTGGTGCCAGCGGCTGAAGTCATCAGCGTTGAAGAGGTGGAGGAGAGCAGCGTTGAGTTAGAAGGCGCCTCCCCGATTCCCACCAAGCCGCTTCGAATCAACACCGGTTTGGTGACCATCGAGTCCGACCAGCAGCAGGCAGATCAGCAGACCGGCGTGATCACGGCCCGCGGCAATGTTCGAATCGTCTATCCCGATGAGCGGGTGGTTGCGACTGCACGCCAGGCCCAGTACTTCAGCAACGAGGGACGGGTTGTCTTAAGCGGGGATGTGGACATTCTTCAGGACGGCGGCAATTGGTTGCGGGCTGAGCAGGTCATCTACCTGGTGGATAGTGAGCGGATGCAGGCCATCCCAGCGCGCGGACAGCAGGTCTTCAGTCGCGTCGTCCTGCAAACCATTCCTAGCTCGGGCCCTGAGACGCCATGAGCCTGGTTCTTGACCGCGTCGCCCTGACGATCGGGGGGCGCCCCCTGGTCAAAGAGGTCAGCCTCAACCTCAATCCAGGTGAGGTGGTGGGTTTGCTCGGGCCAAACGGTGCAGGAAAAACCACCACCTTCAATTTGGTGACCGGATTGCTGCGTCCCGATTCAGGGGCGGTGACCATGGACGGCACCTGCGTGGCTGATTTTTCGATGCCGGAGCGCGCGCGCCTGGGCATCGGTTATCTGCCCCAGGAGGCCAGCGTCTTCCGAAGCCTGAGCGTTCAGGACAACCTGCTGCTGGCTCTTCAAGAAAGTGGGGCTTCCAAGGAGCAGCGACGGGAGCGGGTGGAGCAGTTGGTCGAGGACTTCCACCTCAAGCCGTTTCAACACCGCCTGGGCTACCAACTCTCCGGTGGTGAACGGCGACGCTGCGAAGTCGCACGGGCCCTTGCCGTGGGGCAAAGCGGTCCGCAATACCTGTTGTTGGATGAACCGTTTGCCGGCGTCGATCCTCTCGCTGTGTCCGATCTACAAACCTTGATTGCTGGTTTGCGAGATCGAGGCATGGGCGTTCTGATCACGGACCACAACGTGCGAGAGACCCTCTCGATCACTGACCGCGCCTACATCCTTACGGAGGGAAGCATCTTGGCCAGTGGTCCCTCCCGGGAGATGGCCAATGACCCTTTGGTGCGTCGCCACTACCTCGGAGAGGACTTCCGGCTGTGACGATCGCCCCGACCTGGACTGAGCCGTTGCGCCGGCAGTCCCAAAAGCTGCAGCGTCAGTGGAGATCCCTTCCTCTGTTGGATCGCTGGCTGTTTGCCGAGATGCTCGGGCCGTTGCTCTTTGGCATCGCTGCCTTTACGGCGGTTTCTTTGTCGGTCGGGGTGGTCTTTGAGCTAGTCCGCAAGGTGGCGGAAGCTGGCCTCCCGCTTTGGGCCGCTGGCAAAGTTCTTGCCCTCCGCATGCCGGGTTTCCTCGTTCTGTCGTTCCCGATGGCGACGTTGATGGCCACCTTGTTGGCCTTCAGTCGTCTCTCCGGAAGCAGCGAACTCACGGCCTTGCGCAGTATCGGCGTGAAGACCTGGCGCATGGTCGTCCCCGCCCTGGTCATGGCTGCCCTGATGACGGTGCTGACGTTCGTCTTTAACGATGTCATCGTTCCAAGTGCGAACTATTCAGCCTCGAACGTTCTCGACAGTGCCCTTGGGCGTGCCCTCTCCGCACAGACCGGTAAAAACGTCGTCTATTCCCGCTTCGGCCGGATCACCCCCAAGGAACCCGGTGGGAATGCCGGAGAGGGTTTGACCCAGCTTTTCTATGCCAAGGAATTCAAGAATGGAGAAATGCAGGGGGTCACCCTGCTCGATTTCTCCCGTGAAGACCAACAGCAGGTCCTGACGGCCAACACCGCGGTCTGGGATGAGAACAGGGCGATGTGGGAGTTCCGGAACGGCCGCATCCTCAATATCGACGCCGCGAACAACTTCACCACCTCGGCCAACTACACGAGCTACTACTACCCATTCACTCGGGCACCGCAGGATG is a genomic window of Synechococcus sp. A10-1-5-1 containing:
- the typA gene encoding translational GTPase TypA; the protein is MSGEHPGTPIRNIAIIAHVDHGKTTLVDALLAQSGIFRDNEAVPTCVLDSNDLERERGITILSKNTAVDYEGIRINIVDTPGHADFGGEVERVLGMVDGCLLIVDANEGPMPQTRFVLKKALEKGLRPIVFVNKIDRARVDPEQAVDKVLDLFLELGADDDQCDFPYLFGSGMGGYAKPDMKTESENMRPLFDAILRHVPPPVGDPEKPLQLQVTTLDYSDFLGRIMIGRIHNGTIKGNQPVALLRDDGSVKRGRISKLLGFQGLQRVEVEEARAGDLVAVCGFDEVNIGETIACPDEPQALPLIKVDEPTLQMTFVVNDSPFAGKEGKFVTSRQVRDRLNKELLTNVALRVEDTDSPDRWAVSGRGELHLGILIETMRREGYEFQVSQPQVIFRTIDGTPSEPYETLVLDVPEESVGACIEKLGVRKAEMQNMENTNDGRTQLEFVVPSRGLIGFRGEFIRATRGEGIMSHSFLDYRAMQGDFDTRRNGVLIAFEEGTATFYALKNAEDRGQFFISPGTKVYKGMIVGENNRPQDLDLNVCKTKQLTNMRSAGAEELDTLQAPMQMTLERALEYIGPDEMLEVTPESIRLRKLPAKKPAKR
- a CDS encoding DUF309 domain-containing protein gives rise to the protein MTQYLDPEETSLMRDPRFGEAVRLFNAGEWYACHDGFEELWHETQGPCRRTLQGILQIAVAHHHLDRGNQRGAMVLLGEGLGRLQGAGAVQFNLALDPLRQAARDRLLALHENRSLESLPIPMLATVRADS
- a CDS encoding LptA/OstA family protein, encoding MGLAADRSTARLRSSLLSIRLPLSVAASLGFLSLCSLPAWSQAVVPAAEVISVEEVEESSVELEGASPIPTKPLRINTGLVTIESDQQQADQQTGVITARGNVRIVYPDERVVATARQAQYFSNEGRVVLSGDVDILQDGGNWLRAEQVIYLVDSERMQAIPARGQQVFSRVVLQTIPSSGPETP
- the lptB gene encoding LPS export ABC transporter ATP-binding protein — encoded protein: MSLVLDRVALTIGGRPLVKEVSLNLNPGEVVGLLGPNGAGKTTTFNLVTGLLRPDSGAVTMDGTCVADFSMPERARLGIGYLPQEASVFRSLSVQDNLLLALQESGASKEQRRERVEQLVEDFHLKPFQHRLGYQLSGGERRRCEVARALAVGQSGPQYLLLDEPFAGVDPLAVSDLQTLIAGLRDRGMGVLITDHNVRETLSITDRAYILTEGSILASGPSREMANDPLVRRHYLGEDFRL
- a CDS encoding LptF/LptG family permease, with translation MTIAPTWTEPLRRQSQKLQRQWRSLPLLDRWLFAEMLGPLLFGIAAFTAVSLSVGVVFELVRKVAEAGLPLWAAGKVLALRMPGFLVLSFPMATLMATLLAFSRLSGSSELTALRSIGVKTWRMVVPALVMAALMTVLTFVFNDVIVPSANYSASNVLDSALGRALSAQTGKNVVYSRFGRITPKEPGGNAGEGLTQLFYAKEFKNGEMQGVTLLDFSREDQQQVLTANTAVWDENRAMWEFRNGRILNIDAANNFTTSANYTSYYYPFTRAPQDVGMLPSDAAQMTVAQARRAEALLIQAGDQKEARRLRVRIQEKFAFPAICLVFGLIGSSLGVRPNSRTSRSQGFGISVLLIFGYYLMSFIFSSLGIKGTLYPFFAAWLPVLIGLGGGLVLLRKASR